From the bacterium genome, one window contains:
- a CDS encoding outer membrane beta-barrel protein produces MKRNIILILLAVLCLTSLAQKNSTLYWFGYVKSEYEHSFAEEKDNSGEFDVLLSGLGLVADINDFSQAYIFVYGNYPGVNGVDSTSVVVRDYIGVLDVEARFKPIENLQLTLGQFVTPFAQEHYKSSSKIDFIKRGYVVANSPSYRDIGVYIKYKIPIVTAYASLTNGSGMNTFDGNKYKNFSVWAEVKPIEGLKVMGGTSIGKDNASDSLAEDQRFYSAGLSFSYGHLGLTSEMSIKDYRDQTSDALYAYGYYDIPISSDILHWITPGFRYDYLDPPLDLDKTDRYTFGLAFHFDESKWLSMLRINYEMIDGESTNPPDNLIVELQMRFD; encoded by the coding sequence ATGAAGAGAAACATAATCCTAATACTCCTAGCAGTATTATGCTTGACTTCTTTAGCTCAAAAAAATTCAACCCTTTATTGGTTCGGCTATGTTAAAAGCGAATACGAGCATTCGTTTGCCGAGGAGAAGGATAACAGTGGTGAGTTCGATGTATTATTATCCGGCCTTGGGCTCGTTGCCGATATTAATGACTTCTCTCAAGCATATATTTTTGTTTACGGCAATTATCCGGGTGTGAATGGGGTGGATTCGACAAGCGTTGTAGTTCGAGATTATATCGGCGTTTTGGATGTTGAGGCCAGGTTTAAACCTATCGAGAACCTCCAATTAACTCTAGGGCAATTTGTTACACCATTTGCACAGGAACATTATAAGTCATCGTCCAAAATTGACTTCATAAAAAGAGGGTATGTAGTTGCTAACTCCCCATCATACAGAGACATAGGTGTATATATTAAATATAAAATTCCCATTGTTACCGCATATGCTTCACTTACGAATGGTAGCGGTATGAATACCTTCGATGGAAATAAGTATAAGAATTTCTCCGTCTGGGCTGAAGTTAAACCTATCGAGGGTCTTAAGGTTATGGGCGGGACATCTATAGGTAAAGACAATGCCTCCGACTCTCTAGCTGAGGACCAAAGGTTTTATAGTGCAGGGCTTTCATTTAGTTATGGCCATCTGGGGCTTACAAGCGAAATGTCGATAAAGGACTATCGGGATCAGACTTCAGATGCGCTTTACGCATATGGATATTATGATATTCCTATTTCGAGTGATATTCTTCATTGGATAACCCCTGGATTCAGATACGATTATCTCGATCCACCTCTGGATTTAGATAAGACCGATCGCTATACTTTCGGCTTAGCATTTCATTTCGACGAATCTAAATGGCTTAGTATGTTGCGTATCAATTATGAGATGATTGATGGTGAAAGCACAAATCCGCCGGATAACCTTATTGTCGAGCTTCAGATGAGGTTTGATTAA